In a single window of the Danio rerio strain Tuebingen ecotype United States chromosome 20, GRCz12tu, whole genome shotgun sequence genome:
- the eif2s1b gene encoding eukaryotic translation initiation factor 2 subunit 1b, translated as MPGLSCRFYQHRFPEVEDVVMVNVRSIAEMGAYVSLLEYNNIEGMILLSELSRRRIRSINKLIRIGRNECVVVIRVDKEKGYIDLSKRRVSPEEAIKCEDKFTKSKTVYSILRHVAEVLEYTKDEQLESLFQRTAWVFDEKYKKPGYGAYDVFKQAVSDPAILDGLDLTEEERNVLIDNINRRLTPQAVKIRADIEVACYGYEGIDAVKEALRAGLNCSTEAMPIKINLIAPPRYVMTTTTLERTEGLSVLNQAMAAIKERIEEKRGVFNVQMEPKVVTDTDETELQRQLERLERENAEVDGDDDAEEMEAKTED; from the exons ATGCCGGGTCTGAGCTGTCGGTTTTACCAGCACCGCTTCCCCGAGGTGGAGGACGTGGTGATGGTGAACGTGCGCTCGATCGCTGAGATGGGAGCGTATGTGAGTCTGCTGGAGTACAACAACATCGAGGGCATGATCCTGCTGAGCGAACTGTCCCGCAGACGCATCCGCTCCATCAACAAACTCATCCGCATCGGACGCAACGAGTGTGTGGTGGTCATCAGGGTGGACAAGGAGAAGG GTTACATTGATCTGTCCAAGAGAAGAGTGTCTCCAGAAGAAGCCATCAAATGCGAGGATAAATTCACCAAATCTAAAACC GTGTACAGTATTTTGCGGCACGTGGCTGAGGTGTTGGAGTACACCAAAGACGAGCAGCTGGAGAGTTTGTTCCAGAGAACCGCTTGGGTTTTTGATGAGAAATACAAGAAGCCTGGATACGGGGCCTACGACGTCTTTAAACAAGCTGTGTC TGATCCTGCCATTCTGGATGGTTTGGATCTGACTGAGGAAGAGAGAAACGTGCTCATCGACAACATCAACAGGCGACTCACACCACAGGCCGTCAAAATAAGAGCTG ACATTGAGGTGGCGTGTTATGGATATGAAGGCATCGATGCAGTGAAGGAGGCTCTGAGGGCAGGACTCAACTGCTCCACTGAAGCCATGCCTATCAAG ATCAACCTGATCGCGCCGCCACGGTACGTCATGACCACCACAACACTGGAGCGAACAGAAGGCCTGTCAGTGCTCAACCAGGCCATGGCCGCAATTAAAGAGCGGATTGAGGAGAAGCGAGGAGTCTTCAATGTCCAGATGGAG CCCAAGGTGGTGACGGACACAGACGAGACGGAACTGCAGCGGCAGCTCGAGCGTCTGGAGCGAGAAAACGCAGAAGTGGACGGAGACGACGATGCAGAAGAGATGGAGGCCAAAACTGAGGACTAG